The following coding sequences are from one Verrucomicrobiota bacterium window:
- a CDS encoding response regulator transcription factor, with the protein MERNIRIVLVEDHPEYREVVELALDKEPDMELVSQFGSAESALRCMQNLEHGKEPDVILLDLNLPGMNGLDSISWLKDYVPKSKIIVLTQSNKEADILRAITLGASGYLLKSSSVNQIKEGIRMVSNGGASLDANIARFILTTLKAKLPNVEMEQPLSEREMEVLKLLGEGFLKKEIADHLRISISTVVTHVAHIYEKLHVQNAPAAVAKAFRMGIFSPGKED; encoded by the coding sequence ATGGAAAGAAATATCCGCATTGTATTGGTTGAAGACCATCCCGAATACCGGGAGGTCGTTGAGCTCGCTTTGGATAAAGAACCAGACATGGAATTAGTAAGTCAGTTTGGTTCAGCTGAAAGTGCCCTTCGCTGCATGCAGAATCTCGAGCATGGTAAGGAACCGGATGTCATCCTGCTCGACCTGAACCTTCCAGGTATGAACGGCCTCGATTCCATCAGCTGGCTTAAAGACTATGTGCCTAAATCAAAAATAATAGTATTAACCCAGTCCAACAAGGAGGCGGATATACTGCGGGCCATCACCCTCGGCGCATCGGGTTATCTTTTAAAATCCTCTTCCGTAAACCAGATCAAAGAGGGTATCCGAATGGTTTCGAATGGAGGTGCTTCGCTGGATGCCAATATAGCCCGGTTTATCCTGACAACCCTGAAGGCAAAACTCCCGAATGTGGAAATGGAGCAGCCCCTTTCCGAACGGGAAATGGAAGTCCTCAAACTGCTTGGGGAAGGCTTCCTAAAAAAGGAAATCGCCGATCACCTACGCATTAGCATCAGCACCGTGGTGACTCACGTCGCCCACATCTACGAAAAACTCCACGTGCAGAACGCGCCGGCAGCTGTCGCCAAAGCCTTCAGAATGGGAATCTTTTCACCTGGGAAAGAAGACTGA